From a single Anomaloglossus baeobatrachus isolate aAnoBae1 chromosome 4, aAnoBae1.hap1, whole genome shotgun sequence genomic region:
- the LOC142302915 gene encoding olfactory receptor 5P64-like translates to MKVKGEFEKFSERSSGKISSSLLTSSILVFSKMNIKSHNFSELTEIMLLGFQSSPGVNLLIFLLLLVIYCVTICVNLLVILVVSSSRSLHSPMYFFLTQLSFSDILLSTTIMPTMLHVVLCEGSSVSFVGCLTQFYLFAASETLECLLLTVMSYDRYQAICNPLHYALVVDLKFCLKVIILFWIIVFLVVFMFSLTMSFLDFCGPNIIDHFFCDLDPILELSCSDTFIVKMEDVILFIPLAISPFTIIMVSYVYIITTILRIPSVTGRQKTFSTCSSHLTVVSLFYLSLFTIYLFPSEGTRKKILSLFYTVFTPLLNPIIYSLSNKEIKQAIGKLLRIKTSMF, encoded by the coding sequence TTTTTAGCAAAATGAATATTAAATCTCACAATTTCAGCGAGTTGACTGAGATTATGCTTTTGGGTTTTCAAAGCTCTCCAGGCGTAAATCTTTTAATCTTTCTTCTCCTGCTGGTCATCTACTGTGTGACTATATGTGTAAACCTGCTCGTCATTCTGGTGGTGTCCTCCAGCCGATCGCTCCACTCTCCCATGTACttcttcctcacacaactttctttctcaGATATTCTACTTTCCACAACAATTATGCCCACAATGCTCCATGTTGTGTTGTGTGAAGGAAGTTCTGTATCTTTTGTTGGATGTTTGACTCAATTTTACCTATTTGCAGCCTCTGAAACATTGGAATGTCTTCTTCTGACTGTGATGTCCTATGACAGATATCAGGCTATCTGTAACCCTCTACATTATGCCTTAGTTGTAGACCTTAAATTTTGTCTAAAGGTCATTATTTTATTTTGGATAATAGTTTTTCTTGTAGTTTTCATGTTTTCATTGACAATGAGTTTTTTAGATTTCTGTGGACCAAACATCATTGACCATTTCTTCTGTGATTTGGACCCAATATTAGAACTTTCCTGCTCAGATACATTTATAGTAAAGATGGAAGATGTTATCCTGTTTATACCATTGGCAATTTCTCCATTTACAATTATCATGGTTTCCTATGTGTATATTATCACTACCATACTAAGAATTCCATCGGTGACCGGGAGGCAGAAGACCTTCTCCACCTGCAGTTCTCACTTGACTGTTGTATCTTTGTTTTATTTGTCACTTTTCACCATCTATTTATTTCCAAGTGAAGGAACTAGAAAGAAAATTTTGTCTCTGTTTTATACTGTCTTTACTCCTCTTCTTAACCCTATAATATACAGCCTGAGTAACAAAGAAATTAAGCAAGCTATAGGGAAATTGCTGAGAATTAAGACTTCTATGTTCTAA